The proteins below are encoded in one region of Bifidobacterium dentium JCM 1195 = DSM 20436:
- a CDS encoding M23 family metallopeptidase: MLAENGKGAMVNEREYQRRIRRYRYQCDTDRNDCERQGRRAIISCLITTIAALIICCMMVRPSQASTSNTTSYSSGECSALMRWPVSDASIMKRYQAPEKQWLSGHRGIDLNVEEGEELLAPADGMIAFAGSVAGKSVVTIRHGTLHGELTSTFEPATTDLPVGTMVKGGRIFAHVEGSSDHCADVCLHWGLKGADHGYTDPEGKVRAVTIALKPDG, translated from the coding sequence ATGCTGGCAGAAAACGGCAAAGGAGCCATGGTGAACGAACGGGAATACCAGCGTAGAATCCGACGATACCGATACCAATGCGACACTGATCGCAACGATTGCGAGCGGCAAGGCAGACGGGCGATCATCTCCTGCCTGATCACCACGATCGCGGCGCTGATCATCTGCTGCATGATGGTACGGCCATCGCAGGCTTCGACATCGAACACGACATCATATTCGAGCGGCGAGTGCAGCGCACTCATGCGTTGGCCCGTGTCGGACGCCAGCATAATGAAGCGATACCAAGCACCTGAAAAACAATGGCTCTCAGGGCATCGGGGAATCGATCTCAACGTGGAGGAAGGCGAAGAACTCCTTGCGCCAGCGGACGGCATGATTGCCTTTGCGGGAAGCGTGGCAGGCAAATCAGTGGTCACCATACGTCACGGTACGCTGCACGGGGAGCTGACTTCCACCTTCGAGCCGGCCACCACCGATCTCCCCGTCGGAACAATGGTCAAAGGCGGGCGTATCTTTGCGCACGTCGAAGGTTCTTCCGACCATTGCGCGGATGTCTGCCTGCACTGGGGGCTCAAGGGTGCGGATCACGGTTATACCGATCCGGAGGGGAAAGTTAGGGCAGTGACGATCGCGCTGAAACCAGATGGGTGA
- a CDS encoding AMP-dependent synthetase/ligase, giving the protein MYKEYTRPLEQSIDADKNVFSVLEERVRRAPNDSLIEYKNEAGEWSSFSAAEFQAKVIAIAKGLIARGIMPGDSVSITAHTCWQWTALDLAIMSIGALTVPVYETNSPAQVTMIFNDSKVKMAFAEDDGQRDKIESVRAQCPDLGDVYVIRFGAIDTIIEYGRSVSDAEFYEREHAVKGSDLATIVYTSGSTGTPKGIELSHANFVFITYSGVNSMPDIAMKPNRRLLLFLPLAHVFARYMQFFCFAGNVSLGLSGNLKTILADFQAFKPTFILAVPRIFEKIYNAASQKAGSGLKGRVFAGATQVARDWSYAQQSGEGIPLALGMKHALYDKLVYSSIMDVFGGHVEYAVSGGAPLDSSIAHFFNGVGLPLLEGYGMTETCAPSSVNPTVGYKIGTIGLPLQGVTMGVDETGELCIKSPAVCVGYHNHPDVTEQQIVDGWLHTGDLGSIDDDGFVSIVGRKKDLIITAGGKNVSPSEMEASIMTSPVVSQCVVIGDRKPFIASIISLDLAETNLWLESQGAERVENLEEATKNPIVRAEVERAVNKANELVSRAESIRKFEIVPDEFTEGNGLVTPSMKARRQAVVEHYRSLIDTVIYVPKK; this is encoded by the coding sequence ATGTATAAGGAATACACGCGTCCTTTGGAACAGTCGATCGATGCCGACAAGAACGTCTTTTCGGTTCTCGAGGAGCGTGTAAGGCGCGCGCCGAACGATTCTCTGATCGAATATAAGAACGAGGCAGGGGAGTGGTCGTCCTTCAGCGCGGCCGAATTCCAAGCCAAGGTCATAGCCATTGCAAAAGGCCTGATCGCACGCGGCATCATGCCAGGCGACTCGGTATCCATCACTGCGCATACCTGCTGGCAATGGACGGCGCTCGATTTGGCCATCATGTCCATTGGCGCGCTTACCGTGCCCGTATATGAGACGAATTCACCGGCACAGGTCACGATGATTTTCAACGATTCGAAGGTCAAGATGGCCTTTGCCGAAGATGACGGCCAGCGGGACAAAATCGAATCGGTTCGTGCGCAATGTCCTGATCTGGGCGACGTCTATGTGATTCGGTTCGGTGCGATCGATACCATCATCGAATACGGCCGCTCCGTATCCGATGCGGAATTCTATGAACGCGAACATGCCGTCAAAGGTTCCGACCTAGCGACCATCGTATATACTTCCGGCTCCACGGGAACGCCCAAAGGCATCGAGCTCTCCCACGCGAACTTCGTGTTCATCACCTATTCCGGTGTCAATTCCATGCCTGACATCGCCATGAAGCCAAATCGTCGACTGCTGCTGTTCCTGCCGTTGGCCCACGTGTTCGCTCGCTATATGCAGTTCTTCTGCTTCGCCGGCAATGTTTCACTGGGCTTGTCTGGCAATCTCAAAACCATCTTGGCCGATTTCCAGGCATTCAAACCGACATTCATCCTAGCCGTGCCACGGATCTTCGAAAAAATCTACAATGCGGCCTCGCAAAAGGCCGGTTCCGGCCTTAAGGGCCGTGTATTCGCAGGCGCCACTCAAGTGGCGCGCGACTGGTCCTACGCCCAGCAGTCAGGCGAGGGCATTCCGTTGGCGCTTGGTATGAAGCATGCGCTGTACGACAAGCTTGTCTATTCGTCGATCATGGATGTGTTCGGTGGACATGTGGAATACGCAGTTTCCGGCGGCGCGCCGCTCGACTCCTCCATCGCGCACTTCTTCAATGGCGTGGGACTGCCTTTGCTCGAAGGATACGGCATGACCGAAACCTGCGCTCCCTCCAGCGTGAATCCAACGGTCGGCTATAAGATCGGCACCATCGGTCTGCCATTGCAAGGCGTGACCATGGGCGTCGACGAGACGGGCGAACTCTGTATCAAGAGCCCGGCCGTATGCGTGGGATACCATAACCATCCGGACGTTACCGAGCAGCAGATCGTCGATGGGTGGCTGCACACCGGTGACCTCGGATCCATCGACGATGACGGGTTCGTGTCCATTGTCGGACGCAAAAAGGATCTCATCATCACCGCAGGTGGCAAGAACGTCTCCCCAAGCGAGATGGAAGCTTCCATCATGACTTCTCCAGTGGTGAGTCAGTGTGTGGTGATAGGTGACCGTAAGCCGTTCATTGCATCCATTATCTCCCTTGACCTGGCGGAGACGAATCTGTGGCTTGAATCGCAAGGCGCTGAACGTGTGGAGAATCTTGAGGAGGCCACGAAGAACCCGATCGTGCGGGCTGAGGTGGAACGTGCCGTCAATAAAGCCAACGAACTGGTATCTCGTGCCGAATCCATCCGAAAGTTCGAGATTGTGCCCGATGAGTTCACCGAGGGGAACGGCTTGGTCACACCGAGCATGAAGGCACGTCGTCAAGCAGTCGTCGAACACTATAGATCGCTGATTGACACCGTGATCTACGTGCCGAAAAAGTAG
- a CDS encoding type 1 periplasmic-binding domain-containing protein, protein MTLHCTAMAKRLLALTVSAGLLLTMTACSTSGDDVSSTTSSSTSASSTTEDGNVVIFAPSDGITISQQTPLSKWEKLVPEIVSSLKSKGVSGGNITVKTASSLDKQSQNVQDYVVNHVTGSAKKTKTTLVVAPVANTTESDRQYGDYVSRAITWNEDSSDEDEQDYAQSAERMVAALRLAQDEGMKVVLISNSLQGYVPDAFVKMSDAEQIGMLQAQKLVNKLALDKTSSDNPKHIEVLLPYDTTDENGQNADATFAQSVFKGIWKVLSPYFKDGKAISPSGKLTASSTDDDWREVAFEATKSDQVKQALAERLGMDKDKSRHTRIDGIIACNDFVADSVIAELTDLAYTGSAADVNPSITISGIMDNIAGKHDLKKKAVPDPVKAPESDDDDESTDDSGKDESIDKKNAQWPIVTGYGAYASSMPSIVNGQQWMTALENRKAFAQDIAEVCVRFNAARKISGLRFVDTTTVGGQKTPTIQEDTLAVSAYNLKNTLIEPGYISLADAGM, encoded by the coding sequence ATGACATTGCACTGCACGGCTATGGCGAAACGACTGCTCGCATTGACGGTATCGGCGGGGTTGCTCCTGACCATGACCGCCTGTTCGACATCGGGCGACGACGTCTCGTCGACAACGTCATCCTCCACCAGCGCATCCAGCACGACGGAGGATGGCAATGTCGTGATCTTCGCCCCCTCGGACGGCATCACCATCTCGCAGCAAACTCCCTTGAGCAAATGGGAAAAACTGGTGCCGGAGATTGTATCCTCCTTGAAATCCAAAGGCGTAAGCGGCGGGAACATCACCGTCAAAACCGCTTCGAGCCTAGATAAGCAAAGCCAGAACGTACAGGATTACGTGGTGAATCATGTGACGGGCTCCGCCAAGAAAACGAAGACCACGCTAGTTGTGGCCCCGGTGGCGAATACCACCGAATCAGACAGGCAATACGGCGATTATGTGAGCCGCGCCATCACCTGGAACGAGGATTCCTCTGATGAGGACGAGCAGGATTACGCGCAATCCGCGGAACGAATGGTCGCGGCACTGCGACTCGCCCAGGATGAGGGAATGAAGGTGGTACTGATCTCCAACAGCCTACAGGGGTACGTTCCGGATGCCTTCGTGAAGATGTCCGACGCCGAACAAATCGGTATGCTGCAGGCTCAGAAGCTGGTGAACAAGCTGGCTTTGGATAAGACGAGTTCGGATAATCCAAAGCATATCGAGGTGTTGCTTCCCTACGATACGACCGATGAGAACGGTCAGAATGCCGATGCGACTTTCGCGCAATCGGTGTTCAAAGGCATCTGGAAGGTGCTGAGCCCGTACTTCAAAGACGGCAAAGCCATAAGTCCATCCGGCAAACTGACTGCTTCCAGCACCGATGACGACTGGCGGGAAGTGGCGTTCGAAGCCACCAAAAGCGATCAGGTCAAGCAGGCGCTGGCCGAACGCCTCGGCATGGATAAGGACAAATCTCGCCATACGCGTATCGACGGCATCATCGCCTGCAACGACTTCGTGGCGGACTCGGTCATCGCCGAGCTGACGGATTTGGCGTATACCGGTTCGGCGGCGGATGTCAATCCTTCGATCACGATTTCCGGAATCATGGACAATATCGCCGGCAAACATGATTTGAAGAAAAAAGCCGTCCCCGATCCCGTCAAGGCCCCGGAGTCAGATGACGATGATGAGTCCACCGACGATTCCGGCAAGGACGAATCCATCGACAAGAAGAATGCGCAATGGCCGATCGTCACTGGCTATGGAGCCTATGCGAGTTCCATGCCGAGCATCGTGAACGGTCAGCAATGGATGACCGCACTGGAGAATCGCAAGGCTTTTGCACAGGATATCGCCGAGGTGTGCGTACGTTTCAACGCGGCGCGGAAGATCAGCGGATTACGGTTCGTCGATACCACCACCGTCGGCGGCCAGAAGACGCCCACCATCCAGGAAGACACCTTGGCGGTCAGCGCCTATAATCTGAAAAACACGCTCATCGAACCGGGATACATCTCACTTGCCGATGCCGGCATGTGA
- a CDS encoding AMP-dependent synthetase/ligase → MLREFIPEPAYSTTDEDTVYSLLSKRAERNPDDLIAQWQDDETRHWHDVTAGQMLDRVNGVAKGLLGLGVKAGSMVVIYSPTCYEWGVVDFACAAIGAVSVPVYETDSARQAASIIEEVNPVIAFAGDFAHTQTLEQIRDSHDGLKYVFNFEADGLDAVADFGQAVDGNTLDRAIARVKADDMLTIVYTSGSTGKPKGAMLSHRNFTHIVLNGYIILDEMLYQPNRLMLFLPLAHCFARYIQYVAIGGQGVVGYLPGAKHLLADLRSFKPTYLLGVPRVFEKVYNAASQKAGAGIRGRLFAKAFEHFVRWSKDEQETGRHSLTSRAEHSFFMSTVGKSIRSALGPNMRYLACGGAPLNVDLAHFFNGMDDITFIQGYGMTETAAPMIVNWQDANRVGSVGKPGPGMGVRVDDDGELLVEGPNVFLGYYKKPELTAEVKLPDGWLRTGDLGTIDDDGFVYITGRKKDIIITAGGKNVSPAPMEDIINTCPIVSHSVVVGDGKPFIGALIELDPDMVRSWLSQQGLDADMPLSQIADNDAVRAFIQQYVEKANSNVSRAESVRKFEVLDEEFSQDNGTLTASLKVVRPKVLQRYAETIENVLYAPKPSGKPLPKTVQILDRTTETVKQASESVRQASESVSPKVRQAFDTMQEEIKRQTEESHGEAETPDDSAASEATITDEEK, encoded by the coding sequence ATGTTGCGTGAATTTATACCGGAACCTGCGTACAGCACCACTGATGAGGACACCGTGTATTCGTTGCTCTCCAAACGGGCGGAGCGGAATCCCGACGATCTGATCGCCCAGTGGCAGGATGATGAGACCCGGCACTGGCATGATGTGACCGCCGGACAGATGCTCGATCGAGTGAACGGCGTGGCCAAAGGTCTGCTCGGACTCGGAGTCAAGGCCGGTAGCATGGTGGTCATCTATTCACCGACCTGCTACGAATGGGGCGTCGTCGATTTCGCATGCGCCGCGATCGGCGCGGTGAGCGTACCCGTGTACGAAACGGATTCAGCCAGGCAGGCAGCCTCCATTATCGAAGAGGTGAACCCGGTTATCGCCTTTGCCGGTGATTTCGCGCATACACAGACACTGGAACAGATTCGCGACAGCCACGATGGCTTGAAGTACGTGTTCAATTTCGAGGCGGATGGCCTCGATGCCGTCGCCGATTTCGGTCAGGCGGTCGACGGCAATACGCTTGACAGGGCCATTGCGCGGGTCAAGGCCGATGACATGCTGACCATCGTCTATACATCGGGTTCCACGGGCAAGCCAAAAGGCGCGATGCTATCGCATCGCAATTTCACTCATATCGTGCTCAACGGCTACATCATTCTCGACGAGATGCTCTACCAGCCGAATCGACTGATGCTGTTCCTGCCGTTGGCGCACTGTTTCGCCAGGTACATTCAGTACGTGGCCATCGGCGGCCAAGGCGTGGTCGGTTACCTGCCCGGGGCCAAGCATTTGCTGGCCGATTTGCGCAGTTTCAAGCCCACCTATCTGCTCGGCGTGCCGCGCGTATTCGAAAAGGTGTACAACGCGGCCTCGCAGAAGGCCGGTGCCGGCATCCGCGGCCGTCTGTTCGCCAAGGCCTTCGAACATTTCGTGCGCTGGTCCAAGGATGAGCAGGAGACCGGTCGTCATTCGCTCACCTCGCGTGCCGAGCATTCGTTCTTCATGTCCACCGTAGGCAAGTCCATTCGTTCGGCGCTTGGCCCGAACATGCGCTATCTGGCGTGCGGCGGCGCACCGTTGAACGTCGATCTGGCCCATTTCTTCAATGGCATGGATGACATTACGTTCATTCAGGGGTATGGCATGACCGAGACCGCGGCCCCGATGATCGTCAACTGGCAGGATGCCAATCGCGTAGGATCAGTAGGCAAGCCCGGTCCCGGCATGGGGGTGCGCGTCGACGATGACGGCGAGCTGCTCGTCGAGGGGCCGAATGTGTTCCTCGGCTATTACAAGAAGCCCGAGCTTACCGCTGAGGTCAAGCTGCCCGATGGATGGCTGCGCACCGGAGATCTCGGCACCATCGACGATGACGGCTTCGTGTACATTACGGGTCGTAAGAAGGACATCATCATCACCGCCGGCGGCAAGAACGTGAGTCCCGCCCCGATGGAGGACATCATCAATACCTGCCCGATCGTTTCGCACAGCGTGGTCGTGGGGGACGGCAAGCCGTTCATCGGCGCATTGATCGAACTCGACCCGGATATGGTGCGCTCCTGGCTCTCCCAGCAGGGCCTTGATGCCGATATGCCATTGTCACAGATTGCGGACAATGATGCGGTGCGCGCCTTTATCCAGCAGTACGTCGAAAAAGCCAATTCCAACGTGTCCCGTGCGGAATCGGTGCGCAAGTTCGAGGTGCTGGACGAGGAATTCAGCCAGGACAACGGCACGTTGACCGCCAGTCTGAAGGTGGTCCGCCCGAAGGTGCTGCAACGGTACGCCGAAACGATCGAAAACGTGCTGTACGCGCCGAAGCCTTCCGGGAAACCATTGCCGAAGACCGTGCAGATTCTCGACCGCACTACGGAAACCGTCAAGCAGGCATCCGAAAGCGTCCGTCAGGCATCGGAATCCGTGAGTCCGAAGGTTCGGCAGGCATTTGATACCATGCAGGAGGAAATCAAGAGACAGACTGAGGAATCGCATGGCGAAGCTGAGACGCCGGACGATTCCGCAGCATCTGAGGCAACGATTACAGACGAGGAGAAATAA
- the tsf gene encoding translation elongation factor Ts, whose amino-acid sequence MAAITAALIKQVREETGAGMMDVKKALTEAEGDVARAKEIIRAKGIQAAGKREGRKAQEGTIASKVVESADGQTGYAVELNSETDFVAKTPKFVEFADSVLEDAVKAEASSVDEVLAAASGDATVKEAVEEAAALFGEHVKVGQFAKVAGPHVEIYAHKKSAEMPPSIVAMIATDEAGAAVAHEAALQISAMGAQWLTREDVPSDVVESERRVATEKSLAEGKPEKIVPKIVEGRLNAFYKENVLLEQSYVKDPSKTVGDLFKEVGGAALAFARVEVGKGEAE is encoded by the coding sequence ATGGCAGCAATCACTGCAGCTCTGATCAAGCAGGTGCGCGAGGAAACCGGCGCCGGCATGATGGACGTTAAGAAGGCCCTGACCGAGGCCGAGGGTGACGTGGCTCGCGCCAAGGAGATCATCCGCGCCAAGGGTATCCAGGCCGCAGGCAAGCGCGAAGGCCGTAAGGCCCAGGAAGGCACCATCGCCTCCAAGGTCGTGGAATCCGCCGATGGCCAGACCGGTTATGCCGTCGAGCTTAACTCCGAGACCGACTTCGTGGCCAAGACCCCGAAGTTCGTGGAATTCGCGGACAGCGTTCTCGAAGACGCCGTCAAGGCCGAGGCATCCTCCGTGGATGAGGTCCTGGCTGCCGCCTCCGGCGACGCCACCGTGAAGGAAGCCGTCGAAGAGGCTGCGGCCCTGTTCGGCGAGCACGTCAAGGTCGGCCAGTTCGCCAAGGTTGCCGGTCCGCACGTCGAAATCTATGCCCACAAGAAGTCCGCTGAGATGCCGCCGAGCATCGTGGCCATGATCGCCACCGACGAGGCAGGTGCCGCCGTGGCTCACGAGGCCGCTCTGCAGATCTCCGCTATGGGCGCTCAGTGGCTGACCCGTGAGGACGTTCCGTCCGATGTGGTCGAGTCCGAGCGTCGCGTGGCCACCGAGAAGTCCCTGGCCGAAGGCAAGCCGGAGAAAATCGTTCCGAAGATCGTGGAAGGCCGTCTGAATGCCTTCTACAAGGAGAACGTCCTGCTTGAGCAGTCCTACGTCAAGGATCCGTCCAAGACCGTCGGCGACCTGTTCAAGGAAGTCGGTGGCGCCGCTCTGGCCTTCGCTCGCGTGGAGGTCGGCAAGGGCGAAGCCGAGTGA
- a CDS encoding peptide deformylase yields the protein MAIREIRVVPDPVLRTPCDPIKEITPAVRHLVQDLLDTVDDPGRAGLSANQIGVNLRAFSYNIDGKIGYVLNPVLEETSGEQYGDEGCLSVPGLWYKTRRADYARVRGIDLDGNPVVLEGHGIMGRMLQHETDHLDGHVYLDRLEKEERREAMRYMRNHRQ from the coding sequence TTGGCAATTCGTGAGATTCGAGTCGTGCCAGACCCGGTGCTACGTACCCCATGCGACCCCATCAAGGAAATCACTCCGGCCGTGCGCCACTTGGTGCAGGATCTGCTGGACACCGTTGACGATCCTGGCCGTGCCGGCCTGTCGGCCAACCAGATCGGAGTGAACCTACGTGCGTTCTCCTACAACATCGATGGCAAAATCGGCTATGTCCTGAATCCCGTGCTCGAAGAGACCAGCGGCGAACAGTACGGCGATGAGGGTTGCCTGTCGGTACCGGGCCTGTGGTACAAGACCCGCCGTGCCGATTACGCCCGGGTACGAGGCATTGATCTGGACGGAAACCCGGTCGTACTGGAAGGGCATGGCATCATGGGCCGCATGTTGCAGCATGAGACCGATCATCTGGATGGCCATGTCTATCTTGACCGTCTCGAGAAGGAAGAACGCCGCGAAGCGATGCGATACATGCGCAATCACCGTCAGTAG
- a CDS encoding GuaB3 family IMP dehydrogenase-related protein produces MSQEIEIGLGKKGRLAYSLDDVAIVPSRRTRDPQDVSTSWQVDAYEFDVPVIGAPMDSVTSPATAIAMGKMGALGVLDLEGLWTRYDDPQPLLDEIAQLPADQATGRIQQIYAEPIKPELIVQRLHEIRDAGVTVAGALSPQRTQDYYSTVLDAGVDLFVIRGTVVSAEHVSKNHEPLNLKKFIYDLDVPVIVGGAANYTAALHLMRTGAAGVLVGFGGGAVSANRNTIGVHAPMATAIADVAEARRDYMDESGGRYVQVIADGSMGDSGSFVKAFALGADAVMLGSPLARTEEAPGQGMHWGTEARHQTLPRGFRTNVGTVGSLESVLFGPSHQADGTTNFIGALRRAMATTGYVDLKSFQRCSVTVAPRSTR; encoded by the coding sequence ATGTCTCAGGAAATTGAAATCGGTTTGGGCAAGAAGGGCCGTCTGGCCTATTCGTTGGACGATGTCGCTATCGTTCCCTCCCGTCGTACTCGCGATCCGCAGGATGTATCGACCTCATGGCAGGTCGATGCCTATGAATTCGATGTTCCGGTCATCGGTGCGCCGATGGATTCGGTGACCAGCCCGGCCACCGCCATCGCCATGGGCAAGATGGGCGCGCTGGGTGTGCTGGATTTGGAAGGCCTGTGGACCCGATATGACGATCCGCAGCCGTTGCTTGACGAAATCGCACAGTTGCCTGCGGATCAGGCCACCGGACGCATCCAGCAGATCTACGCCGAGCCGATCAAGCCGGAGCTCATCGTGCAACGTCTGCATGAAATCCGTGACGCCGGAGTCACCGTAGCCGGAGCCTTGTCTCCGCAGCGCACCCAAGACTATTATTCGACTGTGCTCGATGCCGGTGTCGACCTGTTCGTCATTCGCGGCACCGTGGTGTCCGCCGAACATGTGTCGAAGAACCATGAGCCGTTGAATCTCAAGAAGTTCATCTACGATCTGGATGTGCCGGTCATCGTCGGCGGTGCGGCCAACTACACCGCAGCGCTGCATCTGATGCGTACCGGTGCGGCCGGTGTGCTGGTCGGGTTCGGAGGCGGTGCGGTCTCCGCCAATCGCAACACCATCGGAGTTCATGCCCCGATGGCCACCGCCATCGCCGACGTGGCCGAAGCCCGTCGTGACTATATGGATGAATCTGGCGGCCGCTATGTGCAGGTGATTGCCGATGGCAGCATGGGGGACTCCGGCAGTTTCGTCAAGGCGTTTGCACTTGGTGCCGATGCCGTGATGCTCGGTTCGCCGTTGGCTCGAACCGAGGAGGCTCCGGGTCAGGGTATGCATTGGGGTACCGAAGCCCGTCATCAGACGCTGCCACGTGGCTTCCGTACGAACGTCGGTACGGTAGGGTCTTTGGAGAGCGTCCTGTTCGGCCCAAGCCATCAGGCCGATGGCACCACCAACTTCATCGGCGCCCTGCGACGTGCCATGGCTACTACGGGTTATGTCGATCTCAAGAGCTTCCAGCGTTGCTCGGTGACGGTCGCCCCACGTAGCACCCGCTGA
- a CDS encoding NADP-dependent isocitrate dehydrogenase, with the protein MAKIKVEGKVVELDGDEMTRVIWKDIKNRLILPYLDVDLDYYDLGIENRDATDDQVTIDAAKAIQREHVGVKCATITPDEARVKEFGLKKMWKSPNGTIRNILGGTIFREPIVMSNVPRLVPGWTKPIVVARHAFGDQYKATDFKVPGAGTLTVTFTPEDGSEPIEHVVYNYGADGGVAQVQYNVNDSIRGFARACFNYGLMRGYPVYLSTKNTILKAYDGQFKDIFAEVFETEYKGKYEAAGLTYEHRLIDDMVASSLKWHGGYIWACKNYDGDVQSDSVAQGFGSLGLMTSVLMTPDGQTVEAEAAHGTVTRHYRRWQKGEKTSTNPIASIFAWTGGLKHRADLDNTPEVKHFAETLEKVIVDTVEGGKMTKDLAMLIGPDQPWLDTEGFMDALDEALAAALTA; encoded by the coding sequence ATGGCCAAAATCAAGGTCGAAGGCAAGGTCGTCGAACTCGACGGCGACGAGATGACCCGCGTCATCTGGAAGGACATCAAGAATCGTCTGATTCTGCCGTATCTCGATGTGGATCTCGACTATTACGATCTGGGTATCGAGAACCGTGATGCCACCGACGATCAGGTGACCATCGACGCGGCCAAGGCGATCCAGCGCGAGCATGTCGGCGTCAAATGCGCCACCATCACACCGGACGAGGCCCGCGTCAAGGAGTTTGGCCTCAAGAAGATGTGGAAGTCCCCCAACGGCACCATCCGTAATATCCTTGGTGGCACCATCTTCCGCGAGCCGATCGTCATGAGCAACGTGCCGCGTCTGGTTCCAGGCTGGACCAAGCCGATCGTCGTGGCCCGCCATGCCTTTGGCGACCAGTACAAAGCCACCGATTTCAAGGTGCCAGGGGCCGGTACGCTCACCGTCACCTTCACCCCGGAAGACGGTTCCGAACCGATTGAGCATGTGGTCTACAACTATGGTGCCGACGGCGGCGTGGCCCAGGTGCAGTACAACGTCAACGATTCGATCCGCGGTTTCGCACGTGCCTGCTTCAACTATGGCCTGATGCGCGGCTATCCGGTGTACCTATCCACCAAGAACACGATTCTCAAGGCATACGATGGTCAGTTCAAGGACATCTTCGCCGAGGTCTTCGAAACGGAGTACAAGGGTAAGTACGAAGCGGCCGGTCTGACTTATGAGCATCGTCTGATCGACGATATGGTGGCCAGCTCCCTCAAGTGGCACGGTGGCTATATCTGGGCCTGCAAGAACTATGACGGCGACGTGCAATCCGATTCCGTGGCACAGGGCTTCGGTTCACTCGGTCTGATGACCTCCGTGCTCATGACCCCCGATGGCCAGACCGTCGAAGCCGAGGCCGCACACGGCACCGTGACCCGTCACTATCGCCGTTGGCAGAAGGGTGAAAAGACCTCCACCAATCCGATCGCATCCATCTTCGCGTGGACCGGTGGCCTCAAGCACCGTGCGGATCTCGACAATACGCCAGAAGTCAAGCATTTCGCCGAAACGCTGGAGAAAGTCATCGTCGACACCGTGGAAGGTGGCAAGATGACCAAGGATCTGGCCATGCTGATCGGCCCGGATCAGCCTTGGCTTGACACCGAAGGCTTCATGGACGCCCTTGACGAGGCACTTGCCGCGGCTCTGACGGCATAG
- the rpsB gene encoding 30S ribosomal protein S2: MAQITMSDMLKAGLHFGHQTRRWNPKMKQFILTQRNGIHIINLFKSLDMIDAAYDFIKATVAHNGTVLFVGTKKQAQEAVSSQATRVNMPYVSERWLGGMLTNFQTVSKRVSRLKELEEMDFTDVHGSGLTKKELLLLEREKDKLAKQLGGIRNMNRTPSAMFVVDVNKEALAVEEAHKLGIPVVAIVDTNADPESVEYPIAANDDAIRGIELLTSLMADAVAEGLLERSGKAAKAEGETEQPMAAWEKELLTEGAPASEAPAEAEGEAKAE; encoded by the coding sequence ATGGCTCAGATCACTATGAGCGATATGCTGAAGGCAGGTCTGCACTTCGGCCACCAGACCCGTCGTTGGAACCCGAAGATGAAGCAGTTCATCCTCACCCAGCGCAACGGCATTCACATCATCAACCTGTTCAAGTCGCTCGATATGATCGACGCCGCCTATGACTTCATCAAGGCCACCGTCGCTCATAACGGCACCGTGCTGTTCGTCGGCACCAAGAAGCAGGCTCAGGAAGCAGTGTCCTCCCAGGCCACCCGCGTGAACATGCCGTATGTCTCCGAGCGCTGGCTCGGCGGCATGCTGACCAACTTCCAGACCGTGTCCAAGCGCGTCTCCCGTCTCAAGGAACTCGAAGAGATGGACTTCACCGACGTGCATGGCTCCGGCCTGACCAAGAAGGAACTGCTGCTTCTCGAGCGCGAGAAGGACAAGCTGGCCAAGCAGCTGGGCGGTATCCGTAACATGAACCGTACCCCGTCCGCCATGTTCGTCGTTGACGTCAACAAGGAAGCGCTGGCCGTCGAGGAAGCTCACAAGCTGGGCATCCCGGTCGTCGCCATCGTCGACACCAACGCCGATCCGGAGTCCGTCGAATACCCGATCGCCGCCAATGACGACGCCATCCGCGGCATCGAGCTGCTGACCAGCCTCATGGCCGATGCAGTGGCCGAAGGTCTGCTGGAGCGTTCCGGCAAGGCCGCCAAGGCCGAGGGTGAGACCGAGCAGCCGATGGCCGCTTGGGAGAAGGAGCTCCTGACCGAGGGCGCTCCGGCCTCCGAAGCTCCGGCTGAAGCTGAAGGCGAAGCCAAGGCTGAGTGA